From Drosophila yakuba strain Tai18E2 chromosome 2L, Prin_Dyak_Tai18E2_2.1, whole genome shotgun sequence, one genomic window encodes:
- the LOC6528893 gene encoding uncharacterized protein LOC6528893 isoform X6: MPNNRNRNRNRNRNKRNRNQNQNQNQNPSQNENNQQQAEGAEDREEQQDFQTQIAVAQSSFSVDDNGNSGSVSNGPTENCEEVTNTLEKTEKIEEISEQPATVIQQEADLEAEMGAKNSKHRKEKSDKQASNGKAEEQVRPPPTIIRRPPGSPRQAKVIVHRIVREEDKANGTAQSPEPPKVVTPKEQHLEVEALNEQLPNAHQEVETKQGQENEKGQKELPESSHLSEDAKQKLVEVENNRQVYDEVDYLSDETIEKNPKEAQHDPKEQEQYVLQLEKAMEFVENAHQQHVAAVQSYQIQRDTKPNAQQQEQNEVQHPQESTDAPPQPVAVPQVLKDTNKKEEQQEPILNNAQQQNGQIAPKSQKEFQIKVEFQAEDSRSQQPPPLKPTSKVIIHQIHLETTDEEKNSKPTFEEISSTTGSLAGTLSPPPRYLVESPKNVSSGQFARFSRDVQIQELELNSEFSSGEFNSLQSPLVCEVDSESEGSVAVGPERSPSDQQVPSSSRVEQQEQLRQKRAQKRNALESHFLPQLLNPRYLDSILEENEWRNSTASSGGSDQTGIRTPKLNETFPRSQLDFSRRHKRREEAPSPLKLETRLLEDSTDLESCTRLQSTLSPQSEDAELVYLSSSASSSVSDLMELELEQAAALAERALVDLDTDASRLIARPDDEMSSTSTTTADRSETEAETETETEREGEQSRESTPVNANPTLASSQSSLLSAPTPTPTPTPTPADREQLAKDTNVSGGSTISFGAASPLAATREEFVRNMDKVRELIEMTRREQEQGELPRSPSPPPVPPPPASVPPYSPESSSFHLASLQLKRQESNDSHCSDSTTHSQCTAINLASPPPPPTAQPPTPPLRQKPAPPPVPPPVSPPAPPTPQSEPELSVADSVANADADAGADTDTEAIKKLRLLCTEQLASMPYGEQVLEELASVAQNIADQSQSKMPYPMPQLPHIKELQLNANETKSTSAWLGLPTQSDPQVLVCLSPGQRDLVNTQTQPDDLLDAHQKFVERRGYHELSKAQVLEQDHQQQQSEMLKTAAMMRELRKSLSPTAPPVPPPPVPLKSAETAAKATAHENAKRDDASEQKQKITECESSSLENKPRRAADLGAQQSAEHRQSSSTTTSSHKATTETMSSDTAKFPTLDSMESELARMFPQHRGDIFEEQRKRFSNIEFPSHQPVSQTKRYSNIETSSFESKKRLENGQVVYDVSTSSHEKKEQGDPPKDQSAPPVPPPPIMSATKLNGNTFIDGGVAPKNSQSSRENGSGSGNGTYEEFRQRAKAAADAFGEQREQQNGLDQDRVFKDFDRLSQQMHAELQSTREKREKSASMYDLSGFTRPATGHPRLDELQQRRHAHMQELEREIERSAKSRQERMSSVPRQMEATPPRTHEIPIELEPRSRRAESLCNLNESPPRPHTTVGHYNHPGAQDDWSRYANDLGYSENIARPFAREVEICYQRQNQRTPHGIRAPRLSASTNDLSSSSQYSYDTFNAYGGRRTHAPMLNQAQQQQRPHYGSCYSMIERDPNPRYISTTSRRGVSPAPPPVASPQQQQVPPPAYDRQQRRSSLPRELHEQQLKYILSKEEELKFEVERLQQERRRLMEEMQRAPVLPAPQRRESYRPAAKLPTLSEDEVFRQQMAEEWMNKVAEREERRQHKIIRISKIEDEHDHSAVDKTTISDEFLDRVKERRHKLAMPADSDWESGAESQPQPAAQSQPESDVEAPPVRILEGQAEANLRQLPRHLREFAKFSTSEQLPDGAQMERHEEQERREEATDNAHSSATKKTSIVKTYKVSRLPPSVQVYKVKHEYMSEPETGSDRPRKMAQLGRRQYDGIGPVTNDGMPIILRSEVKEPHQHEWYKRLYQTIHKQKNGDDFVIRYKCPRARPSYKSNGYVSEPEPNYDSDYSTVRYRTQNPHRVQSVSSAVNVRNLTQDEKLYGTMPNPIKSAQSSYKNQPGRIENYTTGHSSVSEKEKKEWWDEVMDIFNGWLREHTRIPRIIIEFVDEFDGIGSLEQSKLSPLYTEGNLSRALAKESGYTSDSNLVFRKKEVPVSSPLSPVEQKQAYKSLQAGGEPPLLGFRKPAPEKPREILEEFEFIQITPTLTKIRVSTKELEEEVKPLRKAVTPPPAPPPPPPPPQSLTTKRDKKPAKMFSQLSKNLPSFIPLSKKQQVSQQDDPPPRPPHRKSSCTKSTVRVLSSASKSRHEQCFQPPSGTAPGVSTITLRKVATSSCSRREPICRSKSAGAVSTLLQTLTATKETRLTRRVQQPQQQSRLRSSSPSRRPARLLALRQSSRSPVAFGRSISKERSFAEEKKRLENTLPANRTNFEASTNILRDPSLKSPQEVREAVRSYATSRSKSLPRLRHTTVSTTTRQTMCFPQVRPQTLLDCGTRSLRKSSSKTGKGQEKNGSNDSLPRSNSTFSIDSMVRQEIVPIAPPKTYVGRSRGSLSKALVPLQSSRSEGHVPRKRQSGKVTTKPPPPVTVHSYSESVREKTNFWNDYNAKQAMSLPQEYKFCPEDVCDFESHTIQQPCIEDLVWKYEGKEQRPPKQVTVTDIARPQSPQLSQERRFSPTREVRVPQISREVRSPSRRRIDSLRSKDKEQSLARASSLSSADERKRATPAPSNGLYQCGELAHSATSLTHLERHSPSCRYRNNCERFTELNRFYSTLERVGQLERATSSSSFHPLRKDAEHLDFDEWRRVRLHERAEKELQYLVGKLQDDQKQRDLHFRSKDVDSIKWRQDADQSLVAKKKSVEDLRENFEQLNILRQQQQLQSEPVHRHWRRNTVADLACSLEHQASAEPDMERHLDNDLVSTLSKDQIKKITQQLNEIYSGNRQAPAVEEQYIVTVEKGSRPNGLKVRCNSTISKDQLLGPVKRKRDEQQSNQSLPRSTRSQSPVVVARETRGAIAAKNAELTLTKPPDVPPRPKPTPSQEVKTKPPPKAELKVETREPAEDISQKIQYFEDRQFDEPPKTIYHAREDSSPDEAEVMRLINQNMQERQRARQLHHHQELSNSLTDLSGVFGERPAARVNFHLHSPPDRPPDDTELISFGNGSPDHGDGSLELYSDSYYRSRSLSPQSQASACSSSYLQRVYTGEVRKMRQHFESIQQSGEQSREPSNERRDFFGLSSLRRARSDPEMSAGSKDAPDTVTDAVSKEDVPRLTHKFELRAATPSPERGRRRLRSAQDRLMPHIDIISKTAALKRELPIPVRSSPTRSVSSNSHCFERLRMRYESPEPQTQSYLSTSHPDMRDVHDISPHLSADWVAHKHPKPTKPEDLPKKLQRVVRASSTSPPRPARSHNHQLSSRLTSCMKDIFANQKFDPNKHRPKARYVPDGAENGNQKSKDSGTLERLKKTAVVTFKVSPNHYYATDVNIHFKTPIRHEQRQNLSEEELAIRQAEHMQKLYHEERRRKYLQELQDMNSRRHTDNFTPSQKSPIALNRYDDFPTDVTLKSLVGPKTVARALFNFQGQTSKELSFRKGDTIYIRRQIDANWYEGEHNAMIGLLPASYVEIVSRDGARTPSKRPSEGQARAKYNFQAQSGIELSLNKGELVTLTRRVDGNWFEGKIANRKGIFPCSYVEVLTDIGAEDIAAKTTTVITSQSTTNLRPNLDVLRTNINNEFNTLTQNGAQPPNGILKETRTLHKTDALHVDTSSEPLAYRALYKYRPQNSDELELLEGDVVHVLEKCDDGWFVGTSQRTGCFGTFPGNYVERA; the protein is encoded by the exons GTTGAAAATAATCGACAAGTTTACGATGAAGTGGACTACTTGAGCGATGAGACCATTGAAAAGAATCCAAAAGAAGCGCAACATGATCCAAAGGAACAGGAGCAGTATGTGTTGCAACTCGAAAAGGCTATGGAATTTGTAGAAAATGCACATCAGCAACACGTTGCTGCTGTCCAAAGTTATCAAATACAAAGAGACACGAAGCCAAACGCACAGCAACAGGAGCAAAATGAAGTACAGCACCCACAGGAATCAACTGACGCACCTCCACAACCGGTTGCTGTTCCACAAGTCCTTAAAGATACCAATAAGAAGGAAGAGCAACAGGaaccaattttaaataatgccCAACAGCAAAATGGACAGATTGCACCAAAATCCCAAAAGGaattccaaataaaagttGAGTTTCAAGCCGAGGATTCTCGTTCCCAGCAGCCTCCTCCACTGAAGCCCACCTCCAAGGTGATTATCCATCAGATACACCTGGAAACCACCGACGAAGAGAAAAATTCTAAGCCCACTTTCGAGGAGATCAGCAGCACTACCGGTTCTCTGGCCGGAACCCTATCTCCACCACCCCGTTATTTAGTGGAGTCTCCGAAGAACGTGTCAAGTGGTCAGTTTGCGCGCTTTTCGCGTGATGTGCAAATCCAGGAGCTGGAACTGAACAGCGAATTCAGCTCCGGGGAATTCAATTCCCTGCAGTCGCCGCTGGTTTGCGAAGTAGACTCGGAATCAGAGGGATCTGTAGCCGTGGGTCCGGAACGATCGCCGTCGGATCAGCAGGTGCCGTCCAGCAGCCGagtggagcagcaggagcagctgcgcCAGAAACGTGCCCAAAAACGGAACGCTTTGGAGTCGCACTTCCTGCCGCAGTTGCTTAATCCCCGCTATCTGGACAGCATCCTAGAGGAGAACGAATGGAGAAACTCCACTGCCTCCTCTGGCGGAAGCGATCAGACGGGGATCCGCACCCCCAAGCTGAACGAGACCTTTCCCAGGAGTCAGTTGGACTTCAGCCGCAGGCACAAGCGGAGGGAGGAGGCCCCGTCGCCTCTTAAGCTCGAAACTAGATTGCTGGAGGACTCCACCGATCTGGAGAGCTGCACCCGACTGCAGAGCACCCTGTCTCCCCAGTCCGAAGATGCGGAGCTAGTTTACCTGAGCTCCTCGGCCTCCAGCAGTGTCTCTGACCTCATGGAACTAGAACTTGAACAGGCCGCCGCCTTGGCGGAGAGGGCCCTTGTGGACTTGGATACGGATGCCAGCCGGTTGATTGCTCGGCCGGATGATGAGAtgagcagcaccagcaccaccacggCAGACAGGAGCGAGacggaagcggaaacggaaacagaGACGGAGAGAGAGGGCGAGCAGAGTCGTGAGAGCACACCTGTTAACGCCAACCCGACGCTCGCCAGTTCGCAGTCTTCGCTGCTGAGCGCCCCAACGCCGACGCCGACGCCGACGCCCACTCCCGCCGATCGCGAACAATTagcaaaagatacaaatgtatctggCGGATCGACTATTAGTTTCGGGGCAGCATCGCCGCTAGCGGCCACGCGCGAGGAGTTCGTTCGCAACATGGACAAAGTGCGCGAGTTGATCGAGATGACGCGGCGCGAACAGGAGCAAGGTGAACTACCGCGATCGCCGTCGCCGCCGCCCGTTCCCCCGCCTCCCGCCTCCGTGCCACCCTACAGTCCCGAGTCCTCCTCGTTCCACCTAGCTTCCTTGCAGCTGAAGCGGCAGGAGTCGAACGACTCCCACTGCTCCGACAGCACCACCCACAGCCAATGCACGGCCATCAACCTGGCCAGTCCCCCACCGCCACCCACCGCTCAGCCACCCACACCGCCACTCAGACAAAAGCCCGCACCACCACCCGTACCGCCACCCGTATCACCACCCGCACCACCAACTCCCCAATCAGAGCCAGAGCTTTCAGTTGCAGATTCGGTTGCGAATGCGGATGCAGATGCAGGGGCCGACACGGATACGGAAGCCATAAAGAAGCTGCGCCTGCTGTGCACCGAGCAGTTGGCTTCCATGCCCTATGGCGAACAGGTGCTCGAGGAGCTAGCCAGTGTGGCCCAGAACATAGCCGATCAGTCCCAGAGCAAGATGCCCTATCCCATGCCCCAGCTGCCGCACATCAAGGAGCTGCAGTTAAACGCAAATGAGACCAAGTCCACATCCGCCTGGCTGGGTCTGCCCACCCAGTCCGATCCCCAGGTATTGGTCTGCCTGTCACCCGGCCAGAGGGATTTGGTAAACACCCAGACCCAGCCGGATGACCTGCTAGATGCCCACCAAAAGTTCGTGGAGCGTCGGGGGTACCATGAGTTGTCCAAGGCCCAGGTTCTCGAGCAGgaccaccagcagcagcagagcgagATGCTCAAGACGGCGGCCATGATGCGCGAGTTGCGCAAGAGTCTCTCGCCGACGGCGCCCCCTGTCCCTCCGCCGCCGGTACCATTGAAGAGCGCCGAAACGGCGGCCAAGGCGACCGCTCATGAAAACGCCAAGAGAGATGACGCAAGCGAACAAAAGCAGAAGATCACAGAATGCGAATCGTCATCGCTTGAAAATAAACCAAGGCGAGCAGCTGATCTTGGTGCTCAGCAGTCGGCAGAGCACCgccagagcagcagcaccaccacctccagcCACAAAGCGACCACAGAGACCATGTCCAGTGACACCGCCAAGTTTCCCACGCTGGACAGCATGGAGAGTGAGCTGGCCAGGATGTTCCCCCAGCACAGGGGCGACATTTTCGAGGAGCAGCGCAAGCGGTTCTCCAACATCGAGTTCCCCAGCCATCAGCCTGTCAGTCAGACCAAGCGGTACTCCAACATCGAGACGAGTAGCTTCGAGTCCAAGAAGCGTTTGGAGAATGGTCAGGTAGTCTACGATGTGAGCACTTCCAGTCATGAGAAGAAGGAGCAGGGCGATCCACCCAAGGACCAGTCTGCACCGCCTGTTCCCCCGCCGCCAATTATGTCAGCAACGAAATTAAACGGCAACACTTTCATTGATGGAGGCGTGGCGCCCAAAAATAGCCAGTCGTCGCGAGAGAACGGTagtggcagcggcaacggTACGTATGAGGAATTTCGGCAGCGTGCCAAGGCCGCTGCGGATGCTTTTGGAgagcagcgggagcagcaaAACGGGCTGGATCAAGACCGCGTGTTCAAGGACTTCGATAGGCTGTCCCAGCAGATGCACGCCGAGCTGCAAAGCACCCGGGAAAAGCGGGAGAAGTCGGCTTCCATGTACGATCTCAGTGGCTTCACTCGCCCCGCGACTGGTCATCCGAGACTAGATGAGTTGCAGCAGAGAAGACATGCCCACATGCAGGAGTTGGAAAGGGAAATAGAGCGGTCGGCAAAGTCGCGACAGGAGCGAATGTCCTCGGTACCGCGACAAATGGAGGCCACACCACCTCGAACTCATGAGATTCCCATTGAGCTGGAGCCACGTTCCCGACGCGCAGAGTCCCTGTGCAATCTAAATGAGTCACCACCACGTCCGCATACCACCGTGGGTCACTATAACCATCCGGGGGCTCAGGATGACTGGTCTAGGTATGCCAACGATTTGGGATACTCGGAGAACATAGCACGACCCTTTGCCAGGGAGGTGGAGATTTGTTATCAGCGCCAGAATCAGAGAACACCACATGGCATTAGGGCTCCCCGCCTTTCCGCCAGCACCAACGATCTGAGCAGCTCTAGTCAATATAGCTACGATACCTTCAACGCCTACGGAGGCAGAAGGACCCATGCCCCCATGTTGAACCAggcgcaacagcaacaacgaccTCATTACGGCAGTTGTTACTCCATGATCGAGAGGGATCCCAATCCCAGGTACATTAGCACCACCTCGCGAAGGGGCGTGAGTCCAGCACCGCCACCAGTTGCATCtccgcaacagcagcaggtgcCACCACCTGCCTACGATCGCCAGCAGAGGAGATCCTCGCTGCCGAGGGAATTGCATGAACAGCAGCTAAAGTACATACTAtccaaggaggaggagctcaAGTTTGAAGTGGAGCGATTGCAGCAGGAGCGCCGTCGTCTAATGGAGGAAATGCAGAGGGCTCCAGTCCTGCCGGCTCCTCAGAGGAGGGAGAGCTACAGGCCCGCCGCCAAGCTGCCAACTCTGAGCGAGGATGAGGTATTCCGGCAGCAAATGGCCGAGGAGTGGATGAACAAGGTGGCTGAGCGGGAAGAGCGGCGCCAGCACAAGATCATACGCATATCAAAGATTGAGGATGAGCACGATCACTCCGCGGTGGACAAGACAACCATAAGCGATGAATTCTTGGATCGGGTGAAGGAGCGCCGTCACAAGTTGGCTATGCCGGCGGACAGCGACTGGGAAAGTGGGGCGGAATCTCAGCCCCAGCCAGCGGCCCAATCTCAGCCAGAATCGGATGTGGAAGCGCCACCAGTACGCATACTAGAGGGCCAGGCGGAGGCCAATCTCCGCCAGCTGCCACGGCACCTGCGGGAGTTCGCAAAGTTCTCCACCAGCGAACAGTTGCCAGATGGCGCCCAAATGGAGCGTCACGAGGAACAGGAGCGCAGGGAGGAGGCCACCGACAATGCGCACAGCAGTGCCACCAAGAAGACGAGCATCGTGAAGACGTACAAGGTTTCCAGGCTACCGCCTTCCGTCCAGG TCTACAAAGTCAAGCACGAGTATATGAGCGAACCGGAGACGGGCAGCGATCGTCCCCGGAAAATGGCACAGTTAGGGCGAAGGCAGTACGACGGCATCGGTCCGGTGACCAACGATGGAATGCCCATCATCCTGAGATCG GAGGTCAAGGAGCCGCATCAGCATGAATGGTACAAGCGTCTCTATCAGACCATTCACAAGCAGAAGAACGGCG ATGATTTTGTGATTCGCTACAAGTGTCCCAGAG CCCGTCCGTCGTACAAGAGCAACGGATACGTCTCAGAGCCCGAACCCAACTACGATTCGGATTACTCCACGGTGAGGTACCGCACCCAGAATCCGCACCGTGTTCAGTCCGTCTCCTCGGCTGTCAATGTGCGCAACCTAACCCAGGACGAGAA GTTGTATGGTACTATGCCAAATCCCATAAAATCAGCGCAAAGCTCGTATAAGAATCAGCCAGGACGCATCGAGAACTATACAACAGGTCATTCATCAGTTtccgaaaaggaaaagaaggaG TGGTGGGACGAAGTGATGGACATCTTTAACGGG TGGCTTAGGGAGCATACTCGCATCCCGCGCATTATTATAGAGTTCGTCGACGAATTCGACGGCATCGGA AGTCTAGAACAATCGAAACTATCGCCATTGTACACAGAAGGTAACTTGTCCAG AGCTTTGGCCAAGGAATCCGGGTATACTAGCGATTCCAATCTGGTCTTCCGCAAGAAGGAGGTACCCGTAAGCAGTCCCCTTAGCCCCGTTGAACAAAAGCAGGCCTACAAGAGTCTCCAGGCAGGCGGAGAACCTCCCCTGCTCGGCTTCCGCAAACCAGCGCCCGAGAAACCCCGTG AAATTTTGGAGGAGTTCGAATTCATACAGATCACACCCACGCTCACAAAGATTCGTGTCAGTACCAAGGAGCTGGAAGAAGAAGTGAAACCCCTGAGAAAAGCAGTAACGCCACCGCctgcaccaccgccaccacctccacctcccCAATCCTTGACCACGAAAAGAGACAAGAAGCCCGCGAAGATGTTTTCCCAGCTTTCGAAGAATCTGCCCTCGTTCATTCCGTTGAGCAAAAAGCAACAAGTGTCCCAACAGGATGACCCACCTCCAAGGCCGCCGCACAGAAAGTCGAGCTGCACGAAGAGCACAGTGCGAGTCCTAAGCTCCGCCTCAAAGTCCAGGCATGAGCAGTGCTTTCAACCGCCGAGTGGAACTGCCCCTGGGGTATCTACCATCACCCTGCGGAAGGTGGCCACTTCGAGTTGTTCCCGTCGTGAGCCCATTTGCCGATCGAAGTCGGCGGGAGCGGTGTCCACGCTTTTGCAAACTCTGACGGCCACCAAGGAGACCCGACTCACCCGTCGGGtccagcagccgcagcagcaatCGCGTTTGAGGTCGTCGAGTCCTAGTAGGCGCCCCGCTCGTCTTCTGGCCCTTCGTCAATCCAGCCGAAGTCCTGTGGCCTTTGGTAGAAGCATATCGAAGGAAAGAAGCTTCGCTGAGGAAAAAAAGCGGCTGGAGAACACGCTGCCAGCTAATCGGACCAACTTTGAGGCCAGTACCAATATACTAAGGGATCCCTCCTTGAAATCCCCCCAAGAGGTGAGGGAGGCAGTGCGTTCGTATGCGACCTCACGCAGCAAGTCCTTGCCACGACTTCGTCATACTACAGTGAGCACTACCACAAGGCAGACCATGTGCTTCCCGCAGGTGCGACCCCAGACGCTTTTGGATTGCGGAACTCGGTCGCTGAGGAAGTCGTCCTCGAAAACAGGAAAGGGCCAGGAAAAGAACGGATCTAATGACAGCTTGCCGAGGAGTAACTCCACCTTTTCCATTGACTCTATGGTGCGCCAGGAAATTGTGCCCATAGCACCACCCAAGACATATGTTGGGAGGTCTAGAGGATCACTTTCTAAAGCGCTGGTTCCACTCCAGAGCAGTCGAAGCGAAGGTCACGTGCCAAGGAAGCGTCAGTCTGGGAAAGTTACTACtaagccaccaccaccagttACTGTCCACTCCTACAGCGAATCAGTGAGAGAGAAAACCAACTTTTGGAATGACTACAACGCCAAGCAGGCCATGTCCTTGCCGCAGGAGTACAAGTTCTGTCCGGAGGATGTGTGCGATTTCGAGAGTCATACGATCCAGCAACCGTGTATCGAGGACCTTGTGTGGAAATATGAGGGCAAGGAGCAGCGTCCACCGAAACAAGTGACCGTAACGGACATCGCTCGACCTCAATCACCACAATTGAGCCAGGAGCGTCGCTTTTCGCCCACTCGAGAGGTTAGGGTGCCCCAAATCAGCCGGGAGGTGAGATCGCCATCTCGTCGTCGCATCGATAGCCTGCGTTCCAAGGACAAAGAGCAGTCCTTGGCCAGGGCTAGCAGCCTTAGCAGCGCAGATGAGCGCAAGAGAGCTACTCCAGCTCCATCGAATGGACTCTACCAATGCGGAGAGCTTGCCCACAGTGCCACTTCGTTGACTCACCTGGAACGTCATAGTCCCAGCTGTCGGTATCGTAACAATTGTGAGCGTTTCACTGAATTGAATCGCTTCTACAGCACTTTGGAGCGAGTGGGTCAGCTGGAAAGGGCCACGTCCTCCAGCAGCTTTCATCCCTTGAGGAAGGATGCTGAACACCTGGACTTTGATGAGTGGCGCCGAGTCCGACTTCATGAACGCGCTGAAAAGGAGCTGCAATATTTAGTTGGAAAGCTACAAGATGACCAAAAGCAAAGGGATCTTCACTTCCGTTCAAAGGATGTAGACTCCATTAAGTGGCGTCAAGACGCCGACCAATCACTGGTTGCCAAGAAGAAGTCTGTGGAGGATCTGCGCGAAAACTTTGAGCAGTTGAATATTctcaggcagcagcagcagctccagtcGGAGCCAGTTCATCGCCATTGGAGACGCAACACGGTGGCTGATTTGGCCTGCAGTCTGGAGCACCAGGCCTCGGCTGAACCCGATATGGAGCGTCACTTGGACAACGACTTAGTGAGCACTTTGTCCAAGGATCAGATTAAGAAGATAACCCAGCAGCTGAACGAGATCTACTCGGGGAATCGCCAGGCTCCTGCCGTCGAAGAGCAGTATATTGTAACCGTGGAAAAGGGCTCGCGTCCAAATGGTCTGAAGGTACGTTGCAACTCCACCATCTCCAAGGATCAGCTACTGGGACCAGTTAAACGTAAGCGAGATGAACAGCAATCAAATCAGTCATTGCCTCGCTCCACTCGCAGTCAATCTccggtggtggtggcaagAGAAACCCGTGGCGCCATTGCAGCCAAGAATGCTGAGTTGACCTTGACGAAACCGCCGGATGTGCCACCTAGACCAAAGCCCACGCCAAGTCAGGAGGTTAAGACCAAGCCACCGCCAAAAGCGGAACTGAAAGTTGAAACTCGCGAGCCGGCCGAAGACATAAGCCAGAAGATACAGTACTTCGAGGATCGCCAGTTCGATGAGCCGCCCAAAACCATTTACCACGCTCGCGAAGACTCCTCGCCTGACGAAGCTGAGGTTATGCGACTCATCAATCAAAACATGCAGGAACGTCAGAGAGCCAGGCAACTTCATCACCACCAGGAACTGAGTAACTCCCTGACCGACTTGAGTGGCGTTTTTGGGGAGCGTCCTGCGGCCCGGGTAAATTTTCACTTGCACAGCCCGCCCGACCGTCCGCCCGACGATACCGAGCTTATCAGCTTTGGGAACGGATCACCGGATCACGGAGACGGCAGTCTTGAGCTCTACTCGGATTCCTACTACCGGTCGCGCAGTCTGTCGCCCCAGTCGCAGGCCTCcgcctgctccagctcctACTTGCAGAGAGTGTACACCGGCGAGGTGCGAAAGATGCGTCAGCACTTCGAGAGCATTCAGCAGTCCGGCGAACAATCCCGGGAGCCATCCAATGAGCGGCGTGATTTTTTTGGGCTTAGCTCGCTGCGGAGGGCGCGCAGCGATCCCGAAATGAGTGCGGGATCCAAAGACGCCCCGGACACCGTTACGGATGCGGTGTCGAAGGAGGATGTGCCCCGGTTAACCCATAAATTCGAGTTGAGGGCAGCCACGCCATCGCCGGAACGCGGAAGAAGACGTCTGCGAAGCGCACAGGATCGCCTAATGCCCCACATCGATATCATCAGCAAGACAGCGGCCTTGAAAAGAGAACTACCTATTCCCGTTCGATCGAGTCCCACGAGGAGCGTTAGCAGCAACAGCCATTGCTTCGAGCGTCTGAGGATGCGCTACGAGTCACCGGAGCCGCAGACCCAGAGCTATTTGTCCACCTCGCATCCGGATATGCGGGATGTCCACGACATATCCCCTCACCTTAGTGCCGACTGGGTGGCTCACAAGCACCCGAAACCGACGAAACCCGAGGACCTGCCCAAGAAGCTACAACGAGTGGTGAGGGCGAGCTCCACATCACCACCTCGACCAGCAAGGTCGCATAACCACCAGTTGAGCTCCCGGCTAACCAGCTGCATGAAGGACATCTTCGCAAACCAGAAATTCGATCCCAACAAGCATCGTCCCAAGGCCAGATATGTTCCCGATGGTGCCGAGAACGGCAATCAGAAATCCAAGGATAGTGGCACTTTAGAGCGCCTCAAGAAGACTGCCGTTGTGACCTTTAAAG TGTCTCCCAATCATTACTATGCCACAGACGTAAACATCCACTTCAAGACACCCATCAGGCATGAGCAACGCCAAAACTTGTCCGAAGAGGAACTAGCCATTCGCCAAGCGGAGCACATGCAGAAGCTCTACCACGAGGAGCGCCGTCGAAAGTATCTACAGGAGCTGCAGGACATGAATTCGCGCCGCCACACGGACAACTTCACCCCGTCGCAGAAGTCGCCCATCGCCCTTAATCGCTACGATGACTTCCCTACGGACGTGACCCTCAAGTCGCTGGTGGGCCCCAAGACGGTGGCCCGTGCTCTCTTCAACTTCCAGGGACAGACCTCCAA GGAGCTATCCTTCCGCAAGGGCGACACCATCTACATCAGGCGGCAGATCGATGCCAACTGGTATGAGGGCGAGCACAATGCCATGATTGGACTGCTCCCAGCCAGTTATGTTGAG ATTGTCAGTCGAGACGGCGCCCGTACGCCATCCAAGCGACCATCGGAGGGCCAGGCCCGTGCCAAATACAACTTCCAGGCCCAGTCGGGCATCGAGCTCTCCTTGAACAAGGGCGAACTGGTCACTTTGACACGCCGAGTTGATGGCAACTGGTTCGAGGGCAAGATTGCTAACAGGAAGGGCATCTTCCCGTGCTCCTACGTGGAG GTACTTACTGATATTGGTGCTGAGGACATTGCGGCCAAAACAACCACCGTGATTACCAGCCAGAGCACCACGAATCTGCGGCCTAATCTCGACGTGCTGCGCACAAACATCAACAATGAGTTCAATACGCTGACGCAAAATGGAGCACAGCCACCGAACGGAATCCTTAAGGAAACGCGGACGCTGCACAAGACGGATGCCCTCCATGTGGACACCAGTTCCGAACCATTGGC GTACCGCGCACTGTACAAGTATCGGCCACAGAACTCCGACGAACTGGAACTGCTCGAGGGAGATGTGGTCCATGTACTGGAAAAGTGTGACGACGGATGGTTCGTGGGCACCTCACAGAGGACCGGCTGTTTCGGCACATTCCCCGGCAATTACGTGGAAAGGGCCTAG